A window of the Labrus mixtus chromosome 8, fLabMix1.1, whole genome shotgun sequence genome harbors these coding sequences:
- the LOC132979001 gene encoding phosphatidylinositol 4-phosphate 5-kinase type-1 gamma-like isoform X4 has protein sequence MDGGTAETGNDGRTSEEAGADLCLQLDLRDTDSARRAQITEMPSPFGPGHEKKIGHRRVDASGETTYKKTTSSALQGAIQLGIGYTVGNLSSKPERDVLMQDFYVVESIFFPSEGSNLTPAHHYPDFRFKTYAPVAFRYFRELFGIRPDDYLYSLCNEPLIELTNPGASGSIFYVTRDDEFIVKTVMHKEAEFLQKLLPGYYMNLNQNPRTLLPKFFGLYCVQCGGKNIRVVVMNNILPRSVRMHLKFDLKGSTYKRRASKKEREKSKPTFKDLDFLNDIPEGLNLDQDTYSALVKTLQRDCLVLESFKIMDYSLLLGVHNKSQAERDQQSQGSPAGGGDETKRAAQRALYSTAMESIQGGSTCRDTLDHDDTMGGIPAVGAKGEHLLLFIGIIDILQSYRLIKKLEHSWKSLIHDGDTVSVHRPGFYAERFFKFCSTIVFKKSCSLRSSPSKRGRGPLMSKSSAGTGSIGKRPSVSDDQQENQDNLDNLRGARSFPMLEDNGKEPPCTPPSFEDATTASIATTLSSNNSLPTTPFDTPEHPRYRRQMHSPSVARSQKVDGEKQDTITVQVELSKIPKSTELTQLTEETSPSHLSPDRIIPSSLPPSTSPTSTHSSSTLPPSFMSSSSTSQSVGQTSATLSSAIRPSTKPLTSPTADQSSTLSSPAAKSMFLAPVPNTSTVPPASAFTPICPASPNSSTQSSPHHLPSSIPASPQRPQRASRPSCNQLSLSSSHNSLDGEVPVSDIYFNQEDRGWVYSPLHCSSESRRDSEGESDT, from the exons ACCACCTCCTCTGCCTTGCAAGGGGCCATCCAGCTGGGCATTGGATATACTGTTGGCAACCTCAGCTCCAAGCCTGAGAGAGATGTGCTGATGCAGGACTTTTATGTTGTGGAAAGCATCTTCTTCCcgag TGAAGGCAGTAACCTCACTCCAGCCCACCACTACCCAGACTTCAGGTTTAAAACCTACGCCCCTGTGGCCTTCAGGTACTTCAGAGAGCTGTTTGGGATCCGACCAGATGACTACCTG TATTCTCTGTGTAACGAGCCGCTGATTGAGCTGACAAACCCAGGAGCTAGTGGCTCCATATTCTACGTAACCCGCGATGATGAGTTCATCGTTAAAACTGTTATGCACAAAGAGGCCGAGTTTCTACAGAAACTTCTTCCTGGATACTATATG AACCTGAACCAGAACCCTCGGACTTTGCTGCCAAAGTTTTTTGGCCTCTACTGCGTCCAGTGTGGGGGCAAGAACATCAGAGTTGTTGTGATGAACAATATTTTACCGCGCTCTGTACGCATGCACCTCAAGTTTGATCTGAAGGGGTCCACGTACAAGAGGAGAGCTTccaagaaggagagagagaaatcaaaacCCACTTTTAAAGACCTGGACTTTTTGAATGACATTCCTGAGGGCCTCAATCTGGACCAAGACACTTACAGCGCTCTGGTCAAAACACTTCAGAGAGACTGCCTG GTTCTGGAGAGTTTTAAGATTATGGActacagtttgctgctgggggTCCACAACAAGAGCCAAGCAGAGCGAGACCAGCAGTCTCAGGGCTCACCTGCAGGAGGCGGGGATGAAACCAAGcgtgcagctcagagagctTTATATTCCACTGCCATGGAGTCCATACAGGGAGGCTCCACATGCAGAGACACCCTGGATCATGATGACAC TATGGGCGGAATTCCAGCTGTGGGCGCTAAAGGAGAGCACCTCCTGCTGTTCATTGGAATCATTGACATTCTGCAGTCCTACAG ACTGATCAAGAAACTGGAGCACTCTTGGAAGTCCCTCATTCATGACGGG GACACAGTGTCAGTTCACAGACCTGGTTTCTACGCTGAGAGATTCTTCAAATTCTGCAGCACCATCGTCTTCAAGAAGAGCTGCT CACTGCGATCTTCTCCATCTAAGAGAGGACGAGGGCCTCTTATGTCCAAGTCCAGTGCTGGAACGGGTTCAATTGGAAAGCGTCCCTCAGTAAGTGATGACCAGCAGGAAAACCAGGACAACTTGGATAACTTACGAGGAGCTCGAAGCTTTCCCATGCTGGAGGACAACG GAAAAGAGCCACCCTGCACTCCTCCTTCTTTTGAAGATGCCACCACAGCTTCTATTGCAACCACCCTCTCCTCTAACAACTCCCTACCCACAACCCCCTTCGATACACCTGAGCATCCGCGCTACAGGAGACAGATGCATTCCCCAAGTGTGGCAAG GTCACAGAAAGTTGATGGGGAGAAGCAGGACACCATAACAGTTCAGGTTGAGCTCAG TAAAATCCCAAAGAGCACAGAGCTCACACAGCTGACAGAAGAAACCTCCCCCAGCCACTTGTCACCTGATCGCATCAttccttcatccctccctccctctaccAGTCCAACCTCCACACATTCCTCCTCcactcttcctccttctttcatgtcttcctcctctacctcccaATCAGTCGGCCAAACCTCCGCCACACTTTCCTCAGCCATCCGTCCCTCAACCAAACCCCTGACCTCTCCAACAGCCGATCAGTCTtccactctctcttctccaGCTGCAAAATCCATGTTTCTTGCCCCTGTCCCAAACACCTCCACAGTCCCTCCTGCCTCAGCATTCACTCCAATCTGCCCCGCATCTCCTAACTCCTCCACCCAGAGCTCACCTCACCACCTCCCCTCCTCTATTCCTGCAAGCCCCCAGAGGCCTCAGCGGGCGTCGCGTCCATCATGCAATCAGCTGTCTTTGTCAAGCAGCCACAACTCACTGGATGGGGAGGTGCCGGTGTCTGACATCTACTTT AATCAGGAGGACCGAGGCTGGGTGTACTCTCCTCTGCACTGCAGCTCAGAGTCCAGAAGAGACTCAGAAGGGGAGAGCGATACA TAA
- the LOC132979001 gene encoding phosphatidylinositol 4-phosphate 5-kinase type-1 gamma-like isoform X2, with protein sequence MDGGTAETGNDGRTSEEAGADLCLQLDLRDTDSARRAQITEMPSPFGPGHEKKIGHRRVDASGETTYKKTTSSALQGAIQLGIGYTVGNLSSKPERDVLMQDFYVVESIFFPSEGSNLTPAHHYPDFRFKTYAPVAFRYFRELFGIRPDDYLYSLCNEPLIELTNPGASGSIFYVTRDDEFIVKTVMHKEAEFLQKLLPGYYMNLNQNPRTLLPKFFGLYCVQCGGKNIRVVVMNNILPRSVRMHLKFDLKGSTYKRRASKKEREKSKPTFKDLDFLNDIPEGLNLDQDTYSALVKTLQRDCLVLESFKIMDYSLLLGVHNKSQAERDQQSQGSPAGGGDETKRAAQRALYSTAMESIQGGSTCRDTLDHDDTMGGIPAVGAKGEHLLLFIGIIDILQSYRLIKKLEHSWKSLIHDGDTVSVHRPGFYAERFFKFCSTIVFKKSCSLRSSPSKRGRGPLMSKSSAGTGSIGKRPSVSDDQQENQDNLDNLRGARSFPMLEDNGKEPPCTPPSFEDATTASIATTLSSNNSLPTTPFDTPEHPRYRRQMHSPSVARSQKVDGEKQDTITVQVELSKIPKSTELTQLTEETSPSHLSPDRIIPSSLPPSTSPTSTHSSSTLPPSFMSSSSTSQSVGQTSATLSSAIRPSTKPLTSPTADQSSTLSSPAAKSMFLAPVPNTSTVPPASAFTPICPASPNSSTQSSPHHLPSSIPASPQRPQRASRPSCNQLSLSSSHNSLDGEVPVSDIYFYADGRYWVYSPVLGRRKLNSSSSSNNQEDRGWVYSPLHCSSESRRDSEGESDT encoded by the exons ACCACCTCCTCTGCCTTGCAAGGGGCCATCCAGCTGGGCATTGGATATACTGTTGGCAACCTCAGCTCCAAGCCTGAGAGAGATGTGCTGATGCAGGACTTTTATGTTGTGGAAAGCATCTTCTTCCcgag TGAAGGCAGTAACCTCACTCCAGCCCACCACTACCCAGACTTCAGGTTTAAAACCTACGCCCCTGTGGCCTTCAGGTACTTCAGAGAGCTGTTTGGGATCCGACCAGATGACTACCTG TATTCTCTGTGTAACGAGCCGCTGATTGAGCTGACAAACCCAGGAGCTAGTGGCTCCATATTCTACGTAACCCGCGATGATGAGTTCATCGTTAAAACTGTTATGCACAAAGAGGCCGAGTTTCTACAGAAACTTCTTCCTGGATACTATATG AACCTGAACCAGAACCCTCGGACTTTGCTGCCAAAGTTTTTTGGCCTCTACTGCGTCCAGTGTGGGGGCAAGAACATCAGAGTTGTTGTGATGAACAATATTTTACCGCGCTCTGTACGCATGCACCTCAAGTTTGATCTGAAGGGGTCCACGTACAAGAGGAGAGCTTccaagaaggagagagagaaatcaaaacCCACTTTTAAAGACCTGGACTTTTTGAATGACATTCCTGAGGGCCTCAATCTGGACCAAGACACTTACAGCGCTCTGGTCAAAACACTTCAGAGAGACTGCCTG GTTCTGGAGAGTTTTAAGATTATGGActacagtttgctgctgggggTCCACAACAAGAGCCAAGCAGAGCGAGACCAGCAGTCTCAGGGCTCACCTGCAGGAGGCGGGGATGAAACCAAGcgtgcagctcagagagctTTATATTCCACTGCCATGGAGTCCATACAGGGAGGCTCCACATGCAGAGACACCCTGGATCATGATGACAC TATGGGCGGAATTCCAGCTGTGGGCGCTAAAGGAGAGCACCTCCTGCTGTTCATTGGAATCATTGACATTCTGCAGTCCTACAG ACTGATCAAGAAACTGGAGCACTCTTGGAAGTCCCTCATTCATGACGGG GACACAGTGTCAGTTCACAGACCTGGTTTCTACGCTGAGAGATTCTTCAAATTCTGCAGCACCATCGTCTTCAAGAAGAGCTGCT CACTGCGATCTTCTCCATCTAAGAGAGGACGAGGGCCTCTTATGTCCAAGTCCAGTGCTGGAACGGGTTCAATTGGAAAGCGTCCCTCAGTAAGTGATGACCAGCAGGAAAACCAGGACAACTTGGATAACTTACGAGGAGCTCGAAGCTTTCCCATGCTGGAGGACAACG GAAAAGAGCCACCCTGCACTCCTCCTTCTTTTGAAGATGCCACCACAGCTTCTATTGCAACCACCCTCTCCTCTAACAACTCCCTACCCACAACCCCCTTCGATACACCTGAGCATCCGCGCTACAGGAGACAGATGCATTCCCCAAGTGTGGCAAG GTCACAGAAAGTTGATGGGGAGAAGCAGGACACCATAACAGTTCAGGTTGAGCTCAG TAAAATCCCAAAGAGCACAGAGCTCACACAGCTGACAGAAGAAACCTCCCCCAGCCACTTGTCACCTGATCGCATCAttccttcatccctccctccctctaccAGTCCAACCTCCACACATTCCTCCTCcactcttcctccttctttcatgtcttcctcctctacctcccaATCAGTCGGCCAAACCTCCGCCACACTTTCCTCAGCCATCCGTCCCTCAACCAAACCCCTGACCTCTCCAACAGCCGATCAGTCTtccactctctcttctccaGCTGCAAAATCCATGTTTCTTGCCCCTGTCCCAAACACCTCCACAGTCCCTCCTGCCTCAGCATTCACTCCAATCTGCCCCGCATCTCCTAACTCCTCCACCCAGAGCTCACCTCACCACCTCCCCTCCTCTATTCCTGCAAGCCCCCAGAGGCCTCAGCGGGCGTCGCGTCCATCATGCAATCAGCTGTCTTTGTCAAGCAGCCACAACTCACTGGATGGGGAGGTGCCGGTGTCTGACATCTACTTT TATGCAGATGGCAGATATTGGGTGTACTCTCCAGTTCTTGGCCGCCGTAAGCTAAACTCTAGCTCAAGCTCCAAT AATCAGGAGGACCGAGGCTGGGTGTACTCTCCTCTGCACTGCAGCTCAGAGTCCAGAAGAGACTCAGAAGGGGAGAGCGATACA TAA
- the LOC132979001 gene encoding phosphatidylinositol 4-phosphate 5-kinase type-1 gamma-like isoform X1 — translation MDGGTAETGNDGRTSEEAGADLCLQLDLRDTDSARRAQITEMPSPFGPGHEKKIGHRRVDASGETTYKKTTSSALQGAIQLGIGYTVGNLSSKPERDVLMQDFYVVESIFFPSEGSNLTPAHHYPDFRFKTYAPVAFRYFRELFGIRPDDYLYSLCNEPLIELTNPGASGSIFYVTRDDEFIVKTVMHKEAEFLQKLLPGYYMNLNQNPRTLLPKFFGLYCVQCGGKNIRVVVMNNILPRSVRMHLKFDLKGSTYKRRASKKEREKSKPTFKDLDFLNDIPEGLNLDQDTYSALVKTLQRDCLVLESFKIMDYSLLLGVHNKSQAERDQQSQGSPAGGGDETKRAAQRALYSTAMESIQGGSTCRDTLDHDDTMGGIPAVGAKGEHLLLFIGIIDILQSYRLIKKLEHSWKSLIHDGDTVSVHRPGFYAERFFKFCSTIVFKKSCSLRSSPSKRGRGPLMSKSSAGTGSIGKRPSVSDDQQENQDNLDNLRGARSFPMLEDNGKEPPCTPPSFEDATTASIATTLSSNNSLPTTPFDTPEHPRYRRQMHSPSVARSQKVDGEKQDTITVQVELSKIPKSTELTQLTEETSPSHLSPDRIIPSSLPPSTSPTSTHSSSTLPPSFMSSSSTSQSVGQTSATLSSAIRPSTKPLTSPTADQSSTLSSPAAKSMFLAPVPNTSTVPPASAFTPICPASPNSSTQSSPHHLPSSIPASPQRPQRASRPSCNQLSLSSSHNSLDGEVPVSDIYFYADGRYWVYSPVLGRRKLNSSSSSNQNQEDRGWVYSPLHCSSESRRDSEGESDT, via the exons ACCACCTCCTCTGCCTTGCAAGGGGCCATCCAGCTGGGCATTGGATATACTGTTGGCAACCTCAGCTCCAAGCCTGAGAGAGATGTGCTGATGCAGGACTTTTATGTTGTGGAAAGCATCTTCTTCCcgag TGAAGGCAGTAACCTCACTCCAGCCCACCACTACCCAGACTTCAGGTTTAAAACCTACGCCCCTGTGGCCTTCAGGTACTTCAGAGAGCTGTTTGGGATCCGACCAGATGACTACCTG TATTCTCTGTGTAACGAGCCGCTGATTGAGCTGACAAACCCAGGAGCTAGTGGCTCCATATTCTACGTAACCCGCGATGATGAGTTCATCGTTAAAACTGTTATGCACAAAGAGGCCGAGTTTCTACAGAAACTTCTTCCTGGATACTATATG AACCTGAACCAGAACCCTCGGACTTTGCTGCCAAAGTTTTTTGGCCTCTACTGCGTCCAGTGTGGGGGCAAGAACATCAGAGTTGTTGTGATGAACAATATTTTACCGCGCTCTGTACGCATGCACCTCAAGTTTGATCTGAAGGGGTCCACGTACAAGAGGAGAGCTTccaagaaggagagagagaaatcaaaacCCACTTTTAAAGACCTGGACTTTTTGAATGACATTCCTGAGGGCCTCAATCTGGACCAAGACACTTACAGCGCTCTGGTCAAAACACTTCAGAGAGACTGCCTG GTTCTGGAGAGTTTTAAGATTATGGActacagtttgctgctgggggTCCACAACAAGAGCCAAGCAGAGCGAGACCAGCAGTCTCAGGGCTCACCTGCAGGAGGCGGGGATGAAACCAAGcgtgcagctcagagagctTTATATTCCACTGCCATGGAGTCCATACAGGGAGGCTCCACATGCAGAGACACCCTGGATCATGATGACAC TATGGGCGGAATTCCAGCTGTGGGCGCTAAAGGAGAGCACCTCCTGCTGTTCATTGGAATCATTGACATTCTGCAGTCCTACAG ACTGATCAAGAAACTGGAGCACTCTTGGAAGTCCCTCATTCATGACGGG GACACAGTGTCAGTTCACAGACCTGGTTTCTACGCTGAGAGATTCTTCAAATTCTGCAGCACCATCGTCTTCAAGAAGAGCTGCT CACTGCGATCTTCTCCATCTAAGAGAGGACGAGGGCCTCTTATGTCCAAGTCCAGTGCTGGAACGGGTTCAATTGGAAAGCGTCCCTCAGTAAGTGATGACCAGCAGGAAAACCAGGACAACTTGGATAACTTACGAGGAGCTCGAAGCTTTCCCATGCTGGAGGACAACG GAAAAGAGCCACCCTGCACTCCTCCTTCTTTTGAAGATGCCACCACAGCTTCTATTGCAACCACCCTCTCCTCTAACAACTCCCTACCCACAACCCCCTTCGATACACCTGAGCATCCGCGCTACAGGAGACAGATGCATTCCCCAAGTGTGGCAAG GTCACAGAAAGTTGATGGGGAGAAGCAGGACACCATAACAGTTCAGGTTGAGCTCAG TAAAATCCCAAAGAGCACAGAGCTCACACAGCTGACAGAAGAAACCTCCCCCAGCCACTTGTCACCTGATCGCATCAttccttcatccctccctccctctaccAGTCCAACCTCCACACATTCCTCCTCcactcttcctccttctttcatgtcttcctcctctacctcccaATCAGTCGGCCAAACCTCCGCCACACTTTCCTCAGCCATCCGTCCCTCAACCAAACCCCTGACCTCTCCAACAGCCGATCAGTCTtccactctctcttctccaGCTGCAAAATCCATGTTTCTTGCCCCTGTCCCAAACACCTCCACAGTCCCTCCTGCCTCAGCATTCACTCCAATCTGCCCCGCATCTCCTAACTCCTCCACCCAGAGCTCACCTCACCACCTCCCCTCCTCTATTCCTGCAAGCCCCCAGAGGCCTCAGCGGGCGTCGCGTCCATCATGCAATCAGCTGTCTTTGTCAAGCAGCCACAACTCACTGGATGGGGAGGTGCCGGTGTCTGACATCTACTTT TATGCAGATGGCAGATATTGGGTGTACTCTCCAGTTCTTGGCCGCCGTAAGCTAAACTCTAGCTCAAGCTCCAAT CAGAATCAGGAGGACCGAGGCTGGGTGTACTCTCCTCTGCACTGCAGCTCAGAGTCCAGAAGAGACTCAGAAGGGGAGAGCGATACA TAA
- the LOC132979001 gene encoding phosphatidylinositol 4-phosphate 5-kinase type-1 gamma-like isoform X5, translating to MPSPFGPGHEKKIGHRRVDASGETTYKKTTSSALQGAIQLGIGYTVGNLSSKPERDVLMQDFYVVESIFFPSEGSNLTPAHHYPDFRFKTYAPVAFRYFRELFGIRPDDYLYSLCNEPLIELTNPGASGSIFYVTRDDEFIVKTVMHKEAEFLQKLLPGYYMNLNQNPRTLLPKFFGLYCVQCGGKNIRVVVMNNILPRSVRMHLKFDLKGSTYKRRASKKEREKSKPTFKDLDFLNDIPEGLNLDQDTYSALVKTLQRDCLVLESFKIMDYSLLLGVHNKSQAERDQQSQGSPAGGGDETKRAAQRALYSTAMESIQGGSTCRDTLDHDDTMGGIPAVGAKGEHLLLFIGIIDILQSYRLIKKLEHSWKSLIHDGDTVSVHRPGFYAERFFKFCSTIVFKKSCSLRSSPSKRGRGPLMSKSSAGTGSIGKRPSVSDDQQENQDNLDNLRGARSFPMLEDNGKEPPCTPPSFEDATTASIATTLSSNNSLPTTPFDTPEHPRYRRQMHSPSVARSQKVDGEKQDTITVQVELSKIPKSTELTQLTEETSPSHLSPDRIIPSSLPPSTSPTSTHSSSTLPPSFMSSSSTSQSVGQTSATLSSAIRPSTKPLTSPTADQSSTLSSPAAKSMFLAPVPNTSTVPPASAFTPICPASPNSSTQSSPHHLPSSIPASPQRPQRASRPSCNQLSLSSSHNSLDGEVPVSDIYFYADGRYWVYSPVLGRRKLNSSSSSNQNQEDRGWVYSPLHCSSESRRDSEGESDT from the exons ACCACCTCCTCTGCCTTGCAAGGGGCCATCCAGCTGGGCATTGGATATACTGTTGGCAACCTCAGCTCCAAGCCTGAGAGAGATGTGCTGATGCAGGACTTTTATGTTGTGGAAAGCATCTTCTTCCcgag TGAAGGCAGTAACCTCACTCCAGCCCACCACTACCCAGACTTCAGGTTTAAAACCTACGCCCCTGTGGCCTTCAGGTACTTCAGAGAGCTGTTTGGGATCCGACCAGATGACTACCTG TATTCTCTGTGTAACGAGCCGCTGATTGAGCTGACAAACCCAGGAGCTAGTGGCTCCATATTCTACGTAACCCGCGATGATGAGTTCATCGTTAAAACTGTTATGCACAAAGAGGCCGAGTTTCTACAGAAACTTCTTCCTGGATACTATATG AACCTGAACCAGAACCCTCGGACTTTGCTGCCAAAGTTTTTTGGCCTCTACTGCGTCCAGTGTGGGGGCAAGAACATCAGAGTTGTTGTGATGAACAATATTTTACCGCGCTCTGTACGCATGCACCTCAAGTTTGATCTGAAGGGGTCCACGTACAAGAGGAGAGCTTccaagaaggagagagagaaatcaaaacCCACTTTTAAAGACCTGGACTTTTTGAATGACATTCCTGAGGGCCTCAATCTGGACCAAGACACTTACAGCGCTCTGGTCAAAACACTTCAGAGAGACTGCCTG GTTCTGGAGAGTTTTAAGATTATGGActacagtttgctgctgggggTCCACAACAAGAGCCAAGCAGAGCGAGACCAGCAGTCTCAGGGCTCACCTGCAGGAGGCGGGGATGAAACCAAGcgtgcagctcagagagctTTATATTCCACTGCCATGGAGTCCATACAGGGAGGCTCCACATGCAGAGACACCCTGGATCATGATGACAC TATGGGCGGAATTCCAGCTGTGGGCGCTAAAGGAGAGCACCTCCTGCTGTTCATTGGAATCATTGACATTCTGCAGTCCTACAG ACTGATCAAGAAACTGGAGCACTCTTGGAAGTCCCTCATTCATGACGGG GACACAGTGTCAGTTCACAGACCTGGTTTCTACGCTGAGAGATTCTTCAAATTCTGCAGCACCATCGTCTTCAAGAAGAGCTGCT CACTGCGATCTTCTCCATCTAAGAGAGGACGAGGGCCTCTTATGTCCAAGTCCAGTGCTGGAACGGGTTCAATTGGAAAGCGTCCCTCAGTAAGTGATGACCAGCAGGAAAACCAGGACAACTTGGATAACTTACGAGGAGCTCGAAGCTTTCCCATGCTGGAGGACAACG GAAAAGAGCCACCCTGCACTCCTCCTTCTTTTGAAGATGCCACCACAGCTTCTATTGCAACCACCCTCTCCTCTAACAACTCCCTACCCACAACCCCCTTCGATACACCTGAGCATCCGCGCTACAGGAGACAGATGCATTCCCCAAGTGTGGCAAG GTCACAGAAAGTTGATGGGGAGAAGCAGGACACCATAACAGTTCAGGTTGAGCTCAG TAAAATCCCAAAGAGCACAGAGCTCACACAGCTGACAGAAGAAACCTCCCCCAGCCACTTGTCACCTGATCGCATCAttccttcatccctccctccctctaccAGTCCAACCTCCACACATTCCTCCTCcactcttcctccttctttcatgtcttcctcctctacctcccaATCAGTCGGCCAAACCTCCGCCACACTTTCCTCAGCCATCCGTCCCTCAACCAAACCCCTGACCTCTCCAACAGCCGATCAGTCTtccactctctcttctccaGCTGCAAAATCCATGTTTCTTGCCCCTGTCCCAAACACCTCCACAGTCCCTCCTGCCTCAGCATTCACTCCAATCTGCCCCGCATCTCCTAACTCCTCCACCCAGAGCTCACCTCACCACCTCCCCTCCTCTATTCCTGCAAGCCCCCAGAGGCCTCAGCGGGCGTCGCGTCCATCATGCAATCAGCTGTCTTTGTCAAGCAGCCACAACTCACTGGATGGGGAGGTGCCGGTGTCTGACATCTACTTT TATGCAGATGGCAGATATTGGGTGTACTCTCCAGTTCTTGGCCGCCGTAAGCTAAACTCTAGCTCAAGCTCCAAT CAGAATCAGGAGGACCGAGGCTGGGTGTACTCTCCTCTGCACTGCAGCTCAGAGTCCAGAAGAGACTCAGAAGGGGAGAGCGATACA TAA